A region from the Acyrthosiphon pisum isolate AL4f chromosome A1, pea_aphid_22Mar2018_4r6ur, whole genome shotgun sequence genome encodes:
- the LOC100575643 gene encoding uncharacterized protein LOC100575643 — protein MSERRTLLSRPRTRVYDCNYNIGEGYYKPMMDHLDRKYYGSSAAPAAAKPASGFFDSSPKSLFGTSGSSAFDEYRSSSPARSRRSGSDSRLSLPDDEFEQEVNASNNIIYA, from the coding sequence ATGTCAGAAAGACGGACACTTTTGAGCCGTCCCCGGACCCGGGTGTACGACTGCAACTACAACATCGGCGAAGGTTACTATAAGCCAATGATGGACCACCTGGACCGCAAGTATTACGGTTCTTCGGCCGCACCAGCCGCAGCCAAGCCCGCGAGTGGATTCTTCGACTCCAGCCCAAAAAGCCTGTTCGGCACGTCCGGCTCATCGGCCTTTGACGAGTATAGATCTTCGTCACCGGCACGATCCCGCCGTAGCGGATCCGACTCCAGATTATCGTTGCCCGATGACGAATTCGAACAAGAGGTAAATGCTtccaataacattatatatgcatag